The following coding sequences lie in one Nonomuraea muscovyensis genomic window:
- a CDS encoding carbohydrate ABC transporter permease, which yields MRAAGPGRWAVLAALVVLAAVMVFPFLLVAVNAVKSPADYSSHGPLSLPAEIYLQGIVDFWNRVDFGEKLWNSFVISASVALLAVVLSVLNAYALGIGRVRGRLWILVLFLVGNTLPQEALAYPLYYLAKEVGLYDTRLSMVIVFTVIQAAFGTYLLSAVLGQFPKEILEAASMDGAGRFRALWQIVVPISRPTLSVLVIFFFIWTWNEFFLPLIFLISNETQTVPVALGVLQGEKYMDATMSSASALLGIVPAVAFFLIFQRTLTRGVTVGAVK from the coding sequence GTGAGGGCGGCCGGGCCGGGCCGGTGGGCCGTGCTGGCCGCACTGGTCGTGCTGGCCGCCGTGATGGTGTTCCCGTTCCTCCTCGTCGCGGTCAACGCGGTCAAGTCGCCCGCCGACTACAGCTCCCACGGACCGCTCAGCCTGCCGGCGGAGATCTACCTGCAGGGCATCGTCGACTTCTGGAACCGCGTCGACTTCGGCGAGAAGCTCTGGAACAGCTTCGTGATCAGCGCCTCGGTGGCGCTGCTCGCGGTCGTGCTGTCGGTGCTCAACGCCTACGCGCTCGGCATCGGCCGGGTACGCGGCCGGCTGTGGATCCTCGTGCTGTTCCTCGTGGGCAACACGCTGCCGCAGGAGGCGCTGGCCTACCCGCTCTACTACCTGGCGAAGGAGGTCGGACTCTACGACACCCGGCTGTCGATGGTCATCGTCTTCACGGTGATCCAGGCGGCCTTCGGCACCTACCTGCTGAGCGCCGTCCTCGGCCAGTTTCCGAAGGAGATCCTGGAGGCCGCGTCGATGGACGGCGCGGGCCGCTTCCGGGCGCTGTGGCAGATCGTGGTGCCGATCAGCAGGCCCACGCTCAGCGTCCTGGTGATCTTCTTCTTCATCTGGACGTGGAACGAGTTCTTCCTCCCGCTCATCTTCCTCATCTCCAACGAGACGCAGACCGTGCCGGTCGCCCTCGGCGTCCTGCAGGGCGAGAAGTACATGGACGCCACCATGTCCAGCGCCTCGGCCCTGCTCGGCATCGTCCCGGCGGTCGCCTTCTTCCTCATCTTCCAGCGCACGCTCACCCGCGGCGTCACGGTCGGCGCCGTCAAGTAA
- a CDS encoding glycoside hydrolase family 3 protein, with the protein MSRRLRTPAVLALTLTAALLAAPPATADDLPFRNPALPVEQRVSDLLGRLTLAEKLGLLHQSQQAVPRLGIPYHKNGTEALHGIAWSNDLADNWNQKLARGTVFPQAVGLASTWDPELIRKVGSAVGDETRGYNAQNPALWGLQVWAPVVDPLRDPRAGRNEEGYSEDPLLTGAMATAYGRGLQGDDPFYLKTAPVLKHYLAYNNEANRSLTSANLTPKLKREYYEQAFRIAIKADAATGVMASYNLVNGRPNHVNGDLNEVVRSWTDRTLYNVSDAWGPHALTDVEKYYDDKPEAFAAVLKSGQDSFTIDGSDSGPLVANLTAALDRGLITEADVDRAVGHALTIRFRLGHLDPDGGPYKKITADVIDSPAHRKLNRETAAKAAVLLRNSGTLPLKSPASAAVVGPLSDKLHSDWYAGTMPYQVTPLAGIKERVSDVTTGAGLERVALKHLDSGKYLTATGTGPDDNAALTDTTPTPASQWDLTDWVAGVSTLRNAGNGKLLGGDWRSLDTDDDEPTGWYVQQQFALERQADGSHLIRYAGFENVEGWYGLPDPYVTVTADGALGLAPKAQAARFAKEVVSDGIAAAAEQARRAEVAVVVVGSHPWVHGREVHDRDNLQLGDGQKRLIEAVRAANPRTVVVLETSYPVIVDAPTLLWTTHAGSETGHAVADVLFGDVNPAGRLTQTWYATDELPSILDYDLARTGMTYLYHEGDPLYSFGHGLSYTTFGYQGLRVRGDQVSVKVTNTGEVRGEEVVQLYTHQHRSRFKQPVRQLRGFQRIALAPGESKTVTFPLRRDDLAVWDHTRGRWVVEAATHDVLVGSASDRIRARATTRVTGETIPVRDLTRTTRAMDFDDYSGVEFADENKVSGDVVAGSAGDWIAFTGASWGSRLTASVSSVTGGSVELRRGSPTGPVLGTVQAPATGGVYRWGTADAAVQAGTGDLYLVFRGDLRLRDVTLAR; encoded by the coding sequence ATGTCCCGACGCTTACGGACCCCGGCGGTCCTCGCCCTCACCCTGACGGCCGCCCTGCTGGCCGCCCCGCCGGCCACCGCCGACGACCTGCCGTTCCGCAACCCCGCGCTGCCGGTGGAGCAGCGCGTGAGCGACCTGCTCGGCCGGCTCACCCTGGCCGAGAAGCTGGGCCTGCTGCACCAGTCGCAGCAGGCCGTCCCGCGACTCGGCATCCCGTACCACAAGAACGGCACCGAGGCGCTGCACGGCATCGCCTGGTCCAACGACCTCGCCGACAACTGGAACCAGAAGCTCGCCCGGGGCACCGTGTTCCCGCAGGCGGTCGGCCTGGCCAGCACCTGGGACCCCGAGCTGATCAGGAAGGTCGGCTCGGCCGTCGGCGACGAGACCCGCGGCTACAACGCCCAGAACCCGGCGCTGTGGGGCCTACAGGTGTGGGCGCCGGTCGTGGACCCGCTGCGCGACCCGCGGGCCGGCCGCAACGAGGAGGGCTACTCCGAGGACCCGCTGCTCACCGGCGCGATGGCCACCGCCTACGGCAGGGGCCTGCAGGGCGACGACCCCTTCTACCTGAAGACCGCGCCGGTGCTCAAGCACTACCTCGCCTACAACAACGAGGCGAACCGCAGCCTCACCTCCGCCAACCTCACGCCGAAGCTCAAGCGCGAGTACTACGAGCAGGCGTTCAGGATCGCGATCAAGGCCGACGCCGCGACCGGGGTCATGGCGTCGTACAACCTGGTCAACGGCCGGCCCAACCACGTCAACGGCGACCTGAACGAGGTCGTGCGGTCGTGGACCGACCGCACCCTCTACAACGTCAGCGACGCGTGGGGCCCGCACGCCCTCACCGACGTGGAGAAGTACTACGACGACAAGCCCGAGGCGTTCGCCGCGGTGCTCAAGTCGGGCCAGGACAGCTTCACCATCGACGGCAGCGACAGCGGCCCGCTGGTGGCCAACCTCACGGCAGCCCTCGACCGCGGCCTCATCACCGAGGCCGACGTGGACAGGGCGGTCGGGCACGCGCTGACCATCCGGTTCCGGCTCGGCCACCTCGACCCGGACGGCGGCCCGTACAAGAAGATCACCGCTGACGTGATCGACAGCCCGGCGCACCGCAAGCTCAACCGGGAGACCGCCGCCAAGGCCGCGGTCCTGCTGAGGAACTCCGGCACGCTGCCGCTGAAGTCGCCCGCCTCGGCCGCCGTGGTGGGCCCGCTGTCGGACAAGCTCCACAGCGACTGGTACGCGGGCACGATGCCCTACCAGGTCACCCCCCTCGCCGGGATCAAGGAGCGGGTCTCCGACGTCACCACCGGCGCGGGCCTGGAGCGGGTCGCGCTCAAGCACCTGGACTCCGGCAAATACCTCACCGCCACCGGCACCGGTCCCGACGACAACGCCGCGCTGACCGACACGACCCCCACGCCCGCCTCGCAGTGGGACCTCACCGACTGGGTCGCCGGGGTCTCCACCCTGCGCAACGCGGGCAACGGCAAGCTGCTCGGCGGCGACTGGCGCTCCCTGGACACCGACGACGACGAGCCCACCGGCTGGTACGTGCAGCAGCAGTTCGCGCTGGAGCGCCAGGCCGACGGCTCGCACCTCATCAGGTACGCCGGCTTCGAGAACGTCGAAGGCTGGTACGGCCTGCCCGACCCGTACGTCACCGTGACCGCCGACGGCGCGCTCGGCCTGGCGCCCAAGGCGCAGGCGGCCCGCTTCGCCAAGGAGGTCGTCTCCGACGGCATCGCGGCGGCCGCCGAGCAGGCCCGCCGGGCCGAGGTGGCGGTCGTGGTCGTCGGCAGCCACCCGTGGGTGCACGGCCGCGAGGTCCACGACCGCGACAACCTGCAACTGGGCGACGGGCAGAAGCGGCTGATCGAGGCCGTGCGCGCGGCCAACCCGAGGACCGTGGTCGTGCTGGAGACCAGCTACCCGGTGATCGTGGACGCGCCGACGCTGCTGTGGACCACGCACGCCGGCTCGGAGACCGGCCACGCCGTCGCCGACGTGCTCTTCGGCGACGTCAACCCGGCCGGACGGCTCACCCAGACCTGGTACGCCACGGACGAGCTGCCGAGCATCCTCGACTACGACCTGGCCAGGACCGGGATGACGTACCTCTACCACGAGGGCGACCCGCTCTACTCCTTCGGCCACGGGCTCAGCTACACCACCTTCGGCTACCAGGGCCTGCGGGTCCGCGGCGACCAGGTGAGCGTCAAGGTCACCAACACCGGCGAGGTCAGGGGCGAGGAGGTCGTCCAGCTCTACACCCACCAGCACCGCTCCCGCTTCAAGCAGCCGGTCAGGCAACTGCGCGGCTTCCAGCGGATCGCGCTGGCGCCGGGCGAGTCGAAGACGGTCACCTTCCCGCTCCGGCGGGACGACCTGGCCGTGTGGGACCACACCCGGGGCAGGTGGGTCGTCGAGGCGGCCACCCACGACGTGCTCGTCGGCTCGGCCTCGGACCGCATCCGGGCCCGCGCCACGACGCGGGTCACCGGCGAGACGATCCCGGTCCGGGACCTGACCAGGACGACTCGGGCGATGGACTTCGACGACTACTCCGGCGTGGAGTTCGCCGACGAGAACAAGGTCAGCGGCGACGTCGTGGCCGGGTCCGCGGGCGACTGGATCGCCTTCACCGGCGCCTCCTGGGGCTCGCGGCTGACGGCCTCGGTCTCGTCGGTGACCGGCGGCTCGGTCGAGCTGCGCCGGGGCTCGCCGACCGGCCCGGTCCTCGGCACCGTCCAGGCGCCCGCCACCGGCGGCGTCTACCGGTGGGGCACGGCCGACGCCGCGGTGCAGGCCGGGACGGGCGACCTCTACCTGGTGTTCAGGGGCGACCTGCGGCTCAGGGACGTCACGCTCGCCCGCTGA
- a CDS encoding cellulose binding domain-containing protein, whose protein sequence is MPRRLFSVLLAVAVVLAAVVVRMAPVSAVASDPYAFKNVRIDGGGFVPGIVFNPTEKNLVYARTDIGGAYRWNQSTRTWTPLLDWVGWDRWGWNGVVSLATDPVDTDRVYVAAGMYTNSWDPGNGAVLRSTDKGATWQAAPLPFKLGGNMPGRGMGEALAVDPNRNSVLYLGTPNGNGLWRSTDHGATWAKVASFPNPGDYAQDPGDPNGYLSHRPGVVWVTFDPRSSAKGDATRTIYVGVADKDDTVYRTTDAGATWERVPGQPTGYLAHKGVLDTVNGNLFIATSDTGGPYDGGKGDVWRYATATGTWTQVSPVPSSSSDAYFGYSGLTLDRQNPGTLMVATQISWWPDVIFFRSTDSGATWTRVWDWTSYPNRSFRYKMDVSANPWLTFGGNPQPPEVTPKLGWMTESLEIDPFDSDRMMYGTGATVYGTEDLTKWDSGGQFTIRPMARGLEETAVLDLVSPPSGAPLVSALGDIGGFRHADLDAVPPMMFTSPGFTSTTSLDYAEKNPGVLVRAGNFTDADRPNDSHVAFSTDGGANWFQGSEPGGIDEGGTVAAAADGSRFVWAPKGVAVHHSTGFGTSWQQSQGLPTGAVVESDRVDPMTFYGFGGGRFHLSTNGGATFTATAATGLPATGNVHFKALPGTKGDIWLAGETGLFRSTDGGASFTRLPGVTSAVNVGFGKAAPGQSYPAVFAVATIGGVTGLYRSDDAGANWVRVNDDDHQWGNMGEALTGDPRIYGRVYLGTNGRGIIYGDRTGPTPTVTPTVTPTVTPTVTPTVTPTVGKACTATYTVGNQWPGGFSAEVTVRNTGTAATAGWKVTWKYPGDQRITQLWNGSHTQAGADVTVSNLSYNGAVQPNATTSFGLNGAGPAATPTLTCTAS, encoded by the coding sequence ATGCCACGAAGGTTGTTCAGCGTTCTCCTGGCCGTCGCCGTGGTCCTGGCGGCGGTGGTTGTGCGGATGGCGCCGGTCTCGGCCGTCGCCTCCGACCCGTACGCCTTCAAGAACGTCCGCATCGACGGTGGCGGCTTCGTGCCCGGCATCGTCTTCAACCCGACCGAGAAGAACCTCGTCTACGCCCGCACCGACATCGGCGGGGCGTACCGCTGGAACCAGTCCACCCGGACGTGGACCCCGCTCCTCGACTGGGTGGGCTGGGACAGGTGGGGCTGGAACGGCGTCGTCAGCCTGGCGACGGACCCCGTGGACACCGACCGCGTCTACGTCGCCGCCGGCATGTACACCAACAGCTGGGACCCGGGCAACGGCGCCGTGCTGCGCTCCACCGACAAGGGCGCCACATGGCAGGCCGCCCCCCTGCCGTTCAAGCTCGGCGGCAACATGCCCGGCCGCGGCATGGGCGAGGCGCTCGCCGTCGATCCCAACCGCAACAGCGTCCTCTACCTCGGCACCCCCAACGGCAACGGCCTGTGGCGCAGCACCGACCACGGCGCGACCTGGGCCAAGGTGGCGAGCTTCCCCAACCCGGGCGACTACGCCCAGGACCCGGGCGACCCCAACGGCTACCTCAGCCACCGGCCCGGCGTCGTCTGGGTGACCTTCGACCCGCGCTCCTCGGCCAAGGGCGACGCCACCAGGACGATCTACGTCGGCGTGGCCGACAAGGACGACACCGTCTACCGCACCACCGACGCCGGAGCCACCTGGGAGCGGGTGCCCGGCCAGCCGACCGGCTACCTGGCCCACAAGGGCGTCCTCGACACGGTCAACGGCAACCTGTTCATCGCCACGAGCGACACCGGCGGCCCGTACGACGGCGGCAAGGGCGACGTCTGGCGCTACGCCACCGCGACCGGCACCTGGACACAGGTCAGCCCGGTCCCGTCGTCGAGCTCGGACGCCTACTTCGGCTACAGCGGCCTCACCCTCGACCGGCAGAACCCGGGCACGCTCATGGTGGCCACCCAGATCTCCTGGTGGCCGGACGTGATCTTCTTCCGGTCCACCGACTCCGGAGCCACCTGGACCCGCGTCTGGGACTGGACCTCGTACCCGAACCGGAGCTTCCGCTACAAGATGGACGTCTCCGCGAACCCATGGCTGACCTTCGGCGGCAACCCGCAGCCGCCCGAGGTGACGCCCAAGCTGGGCTGGATGACCGAGTCGCTGGAGATCGACCCGTTCGACTCCGACCGGATGATGTACGGCACCGGCGCCACCGTCTACGGCACCGAGGACCTGACGAAGTGGGACTCCGGCGGCCAGTTCACCATCAGGCCGATGGCCAGGGGCCTGGAGGAGACGGCGGTGCTCGACCTGGTCAGCCCGCCGAGCGGCGCGCCGCTGGTCAGCGCGCTGGGCGACATCGGCGGGTTCCGGCACGCCGACCTGGACGCGGTGCCGCCGATGATGTTCACCTCGCCCGGCTTCACCTCCACCACCAGTCTCGACTACGCCGAGAAGAACCCGGGCGTGCTGGTCCGCGCCGGCAACTTCACCGACGCCGACCGGCCGAACGACAGCCACGTGGCCTTCTCCACCGACGGCGGCGCCAACTGGTTCCAGGGCAGCGAACCGGGCGGGATCGACGAGGGCGGCACCGTCGCCGCCGCGGCCGACGGTTCCCGGTTCGTCTGGGCGCCCAAGGGCGTGGCCGTGCACCACTCGACCGGCTTCGGCACCTCCTGGCAGCAGTCGCAGGGCCTGCCGACCGGGGCGGTCGTCGAGTCCGACCGGGTCGATCCGATGACCTTCTACGGCTTCGGCGGTGGCCGCTTCCACCTGAGCACGAACGGCGGCGCCACCTTCACCGCCACGGCCGCGACCGGCCTGCCCGCCACCGGCAACGTCCACTTCAAGGCGCTGCCGGGCACGAAGGGCGACATCTGGCTGGCGGGGGAGACCGGCCTGTTCCGCTCGACCGACGGCGGCGCGTCCTTCACCAGGCTGCCCGGCGTCACGTCCGCCGTGAACGTGGGCTTCGGCAAGGCGGCGCCGGGGCAGTCGTACCCGGCGGTGTTCGCGGTCGCGACCATCGGCGGCGTCACCGGCCTCTACCGGTCCGACGACGCGGGCGCGAACTGGGTCCGCGTCAACGACGACGACCACCAGTGGGGCAACATGGGCGAGGCGCTGACGGGCGACCCACGGATCTACGGCCGCGTCTACCTCGGCACGAACGGCCGCGGCATCATCTACGGCGACCGCACGGGCCCCACGCCCACCGTGACCCCGACCGTGACCCCCACGGTGACTCCCACAGTGACTCCCACGGTGACTCCCACGGTGGGCAAGGCATGCACGGCGACCTACACCGTCGGCAACCAGTGGCCGGGCGGCTTCTCGGCGGAGGTGACGGTCAGGAACACCGGCACCGCGGCCACCGCCGGCTGGAAGGTCAC